The Mycoplasmopsis gallinacea genome includes a window with the following:
- a CDS encoding glycosyltransferase family A protein: MTISLISLDNTNEKTVDTFLKSLQSQDNQDFEVIICLNKKTEAKKIFKVIQRYKSFFGTRLVVIYNSKINNFQHNLISAFRVIKGDYFTVLNSTTNLKRYHISTLIKEVKEQSADVIEFKPRIIGSIKWKPAKRLEAEKEMKIANNQQILAYTFPMIFNKVFKTNLAKKLMKYKVENKNDTKFCLEVMYMLMFEAKKYIYLDYRIFKENLGSDVWLVSNHFLRTFNLLISYLKNSNIKLTQELTYAKYYFLKLILSGILSGTTFAYKNIWSEKNEISEKRSQLLIDKHFKLIQELESNNEFQVFTASNLYMNVVNNEVKALKNNWKNKQSKILSSLE, encoded by the coding sequence CATTGCAGAGCCAAGATAACCAAGATTTTGAAGTAATTATCTGCTTAAATAAAAAAACTGAAGCTAAAAAAATCTTTAAGGTAATCCAGAGGTACAAAAGCTTTTTTGGAACAAGACTTGTGGTAATTTACAATTCAAAAATTAACAACTTCCAACATAATTTAATTAGCGCTTTCCGTGTTATTAAAGGTGATTATTTCACTGTTTTAAATTCCACAACTAACTTAAAAAGATACCACATAAGCACCTTAATTAAAGAAGTTAAAGAACAATCAGCTGATGTTATTGAATTCAAACCAAGAATCATTGGTTCAATTAAATGAAAACCAGCCAAAAGACTTGAAGCAGAGAAAGAGATGAAAATTGCTAATAACCAGCAAATTCTTGCCTATACATTCCCAATGATATTTAACAAAGTGTTTAAAACAAACCTTGCTAAAAAATTAATGAAGTACAAAGTTGAAAATAAAAATGATACTAAGTTCTGTCTTGAAGTTATGTATATGTTAATGTTTGAAGCTAAAAAATACATTTATTTAGATTATCGTATCTTTAAGGAAAACTTAGGTTCTGATGTATGACTTGTGTCAAATCACTTTTTAAGAACCTTCAACCTTTTAATTTCATATCTTAAAAATAGCAACATTAAATTAACTCAAGAATTAACATATGCTAAGTATTACTTTTTAAAACTGATTCTTTCAGGAATTTTATCAGGAACAACTTTTGCCTATAAAAATATTTGATCAGAGAAAAATGAAATCTCTGAAAAAAGAAGTCAACTTTTAATTGATAAGCACTTTAAGTTGATCCAGGAACTTGAATCAAATAATGAATTCCAGGTTTTTACAGCTTCAAATTTATATATGAACGTTGTTAATAACGAAGTTAAAGCACTTAAAAACAATTGAAAAAATAAACAAAGCAAAATATTAAGTTCATTAGAATAA
- a CDS encoding RDD family protein: MYENAPFWKRFLSNFLDFVIVFSFSALIVFFATSSDKENFTPNFYNIKLPILLIILLISAYYLLTPIITKGKTLMMLVFRIKIIDNSNKKFKVLSFLKRNIVGCYIWILIFLISVIFFSPLQLSEMGNIKENDNTLSILNVFKNVIGYFISIWFVIMAVNYIIIIKNSKRNGVSEVISGTRVVNWKIVQESKKIQDIPIYPFYKKYRNIVYYQVDKF; this comes from the coding sequence ATGTACGAAAACGCTCCTTTTTGAAAAAGATTTTTATCTAACTTTTTAGATTTCGTGATTGTTTTTTCTTTTTCTGCGCTAATTGTCTTTTTTGCAACTAGCTCAGACAAAGAAAATTTCACACCAAATTTTTATAATATTAAGCTACCAATTTTATTAATTATTTTACTTATTAGTGCTTATTATTTACTAACACCAATAATCACTAAAGGAAAAACATTAATGATGCTTGTTTTTCGCATCAAAATAATCGATAACTCTAATAAAAAATTTAAAGTTCTATCATTTTTAAAACGTAACATCGTTGGTTGTTATATTTGAATTTTGATCTTCTTGATTAGCGTTATCTTTTTTAGTCCTCTCCAATTATCAGAAATGGGAAATATTAAAGAAAATGATAACACTTTAAGCATCCTTAATGTTTTCAAAAATGTAATTGGATACTTTATCTCAATTTGATTTGTGATTATGGCAGTGAATTACATCATTATTATTAAAAATTCAAAGCGAAATGGGGTTAGTGAAGTTATAAGTGGAACTAGGGTTGTTAATTGAAAAATAGTGCAAGAGAGCAAAAAAATTCAAGATATTCCAATTTATCCATTTTATAAAAAATACCGCAACATTGTTTATTATCAAGTTGATAAATTTTAG
- a CDS encoding ATP-dependent helicase codes for MITKKIDLLSDLNESQKEAVVYFDTNLRIIAGAGSGKTKVLTRKVSYLVNDLGISPNKILAVTFTNKASNEMSDRINKYIQDTSSGKVHIFTFHSFCSWVLRSHIDKIGYKKNFLIIDELDKKQILADIYKRLDVSTNEISYKNMIQYITWAKNNHYNMKEMQENLNDTDSDLIPKIYQEYLNELATKGSLDFDDLIINTNILFDVRPDVAKEYQKYFSYILIDEFQDTSQIQYDIIRKIVGSNTHLTIVGDPDQTIYNWRGADVNLILNFDKEFPDAKTIVLDTNYRSTKVILRAANKLIKNNKNRFNKDLVTNNEEGVEIEFYHGFNVEAEARWVVQKINELKKQKTQLKNIAILYRANYYSRPFEEALINENINHKIFNGTKFFQRSEIKDAIAFLRVMFDGNEVALERIINVPNRGIGEKYLAKIKEFAKSKGISLMTAIYKHIKELPVPKTLIAKSIFPFVQEILKYKKALETNKISVTLNTFLESINYFKYIENNKNLRGSAVDNVRELINSIDNWEKNNKGKGVQEYLNMVSLLSVTDDSDSINNYVSLMTIHASKGLEFDNVFLVGLTEGIFPTSKSIIHEEGLSEFSPLNNAEDDLIEEERRLAYVAVTRAKKQLFISDSRGKLITTNEDKKPSRFIEEMGIDINKTILYTDFKNKDDDSSSKTVQNSKIIKGDIISHIAFGEGEVLEVIGQDIVVLFIKDGKERTLNKEHPSIKVISN; via the coding sequence ATGATTACCAAAAAAATTGATTTGTTATCAGATTTAAATGAATCACAAAAAGAAGCTGTGGTGTATTTTGATACAAATTTAAGGATCATCGCAGGTGCTGGAAGTGGTAAAACAAAAGTATTAACAAGAAAAGTTTCTTATCTTGTTAATGATCTTGGAATTAGTCCAAATAAAATTCTTGCTGTTACTTTCACTAACAAAGCAAGCAATGAAATGAGTGATAGAATCAACAAATATATCCAAGATACTTCAAGTGGAAAAGTGCATATTTTTACTTTCCACTCATTTTGTTCTTGAGTTTTAAGAAGCCATATTGATAAAATTGGTTATAAAAAAAACTTCTTAATTATTGATGAACTTGACAAAAAACAAATTCTTGCTGATATTTATAAAAGATTAGATGTTTCAACTAATGAAATTAGCTACAAAAATATGATTCAATACATTACTTGAGCTAAAAATAATCACTACAATATGAAAGAAATGCAAGAAAACCTTAATGATACTGATTCAGATCTTATTCCTAAAATTTACCAAGAATACCTTAATGAACTTGCAACTAAAGGGTCTTTAGATTTTGACGATTTAATTATCAACACTAACATTCTTTTTGATGTAAGGCCAGATGTAGCTAAAGAATATCAAAAATACTTTTCATATATTTTAATTGATGAGTTTCAAGATACTTCACAAATTCAATACGACATTATCCGCAAAATTGTTGGTTCAAATACTCACTTAACAATTGTTGGGGATCCAGACCAAACCATTTACAACTGAAGAGGGGCTGATGTTAATTTAATTTTAAATTTCGACAAAGAGTTTCCTGATGCTAAAACAATCGTGCTTGATACCAACTACCGTTCTACTAAAGTTATTTTAAGAGCTGCTAATAAATTAATTAAAAACAATAAAAACCGGTTTAATAAAGATTTAGTAACTAACAATGAAGAAGGTGTTGAAATTGAGTTTTACCACGGATTTAACGTTGAAGCTGAAGCTAGATGAGTAGTTCAAAAAATTAACGAACTTAAAAAACAAAAAACTCAACTTAAAAATATCGCTATTTTATACCGTGCTAATTACTACTCACGCCCTTTTGAGGAAGCTTTAATTAATGAAAATATTAATCACAAAATTTTTAATGGAACTAAGTTCTTCCAAAGATCAGAAATTAAAGATGCTATTGCTTTTTTAAGAGTAATGTTTGATGGTAATGAAGTAGCGCTTGAAAGAATTATTAATGTACCAAATCGTGGAATTGGTGAAAAATATCTTGCTAAAATTAAAGAATTTGCAAAATCTAAAGGTATTTCTTTAATGACCGCAATTTATAAACATATTAAAGAACTTCCAGTTCCTAAAACTTTAATTGCTAAGTCAATTTTCCCATTTGTCCAAGAGATTTTAAAATACAAAAAAGCTTTAGAAACTAACAAAATTAGTGTTACATTAAACACTTTCTTAGAAAGTATTAACTATTTCAAATACATCGAAAATAACAAAAACCTTCGTGGATCAGCTGTTGATAACGTTAGAGAGTTGATTAACTCAATTGATAACTGAGAGAAAAATAACAAAGGTAAGGGAGTTCAAGAATACCTTAATATGGTGTCTCTTTTATCAGTTACTGATGATAGTGATAGCATAAATAATTATGTTTCACTTATGACAATTCACGCTTCTAAAGGTCTTGAATTTGACAATGTCTTTTTAGTAGGGCTTACTGAAGGAATTTTTCCAACTTCAAAATCCATCATTCACGAAGAAGGTCTTAGTGAATTTAGCCCGCTTAATAACGCTGAAGATGATCTAATTGAAGAAGAAAGAAGATTAGCTTATGTTGCTGTTACAAGAGCTAAAAAACAACTTTTCATTAGTGATAGTAGAGGAAAATTAATCACTACAAACGAAGACAAAAAACCTTCTCGCTTCATTGAAGAAATGGGTATTGATATTAACAAAACCATTTTATATACAGATTTTAAAAACAAAGATGATGATAGTTCATCAAAAACAGTTCAAAATAGCAAAATTATTAAAGGAGACATCATTAGCCATATCGCATTTGGTGAAGGTGAAGTTCTTGAAGTAATTGGACAAGATATAGTCGTTTTATTTATTAAAGACGGAAAGGAAAGAACACTTAATAAGGAACACCCTTCAATTAAAGTGATCTCAAACTAA
- a CDS encoding MHO_4530 family protein, which translates to MLLIILLSIFAFLIMVSIFIATLFFFYLRSSSGIILFKIDNINKRVLRLSAKYHFFSIIFDSKKTKFNQYSYIELSEVYKFFDKKTRDIISGYIDNPKDQKELAIEFNNNFYNSKNLTLFERIVIRLDTTLKKHEPYFLTINNVGNGNYICSIKWNRKKVFDNRIVLPYFKNNLQLKTNSESNYVLAFALKPYYFINQIAAEDISSIYNMLAINEKKHKFFYNRDSLFVVIPKKRKSKGYYTHFSNIIAQINKSFVSSKLFIAATIFEYGKISANQDLNNISNLINYSIFNILNDRSNYENYINMDKNFIESDQYKNFLDSYVTYIRKNTSNEFGIVVENVVNYNSQNASDIQIAKIITNDFDPSLEKFFKNIPYLNFRFELAWYTYIQNKLPNVSKKTLFKVSQEVFIHDQFTHNEKSPSCLVYAYDSVFNYDQLKTIIAENLEHKIPTSIYVNNIDKPILNLIDNLKIQLIVIGGQIASKIDKTDILFDCINITLKAKKNNTKTIYENLPKNLDSFIVKKADILGTYSTK; encoded by the coding sequence ATGCTTTTAATTATTTTGCTTTCGATTTTCGCATTCTTAATAATGGTATCTATTTTCATAGCTACCTTATTTTTCTTTTACTTGCGTTCTTCATCTGGGATTATTCTTTTTAAAATCGACAACATCAACAAAAGGGTATTAAGATTAAGTGCTAAGTACCATTTCTTCTCAATTATTTTTGATAGCAAGAAAACTAAATTCAACCAATATTCATACATTGAACTTAGTGAAGTTTACAAATTCTTTGATAAAAAAACTAGGGATATCATTAGCGGATACATCGATAATCCAAAGGATCAAAAAGAGCTTGCAATCGAATTTAATAACAATTTTTACAATAGCAAAAATTTAACTTTATTTGAACGAATTGTTATTAGACTTGATACAACATTAAAAAAACATGAACCTTACTTTTTAACCATTAATAATGTGGGCAATGGAAATTACATTTGTTCAATTAAATGAAACCGTAAAAAAGTTTTTGACAATCGAATTGTTCTCCCTTATTTTAAAAATAACCTGCAACTTAAAACCAATTCCGAAAGTAATTACGTGCTTGCCTTTGCACTGAAGCCTTATTATTTCATTAATCAAATTGCTGCTGAAGATATTTCAAGTATCTACAACATGCTTGCCATAAACGAGAAAAAACACAAGTTTTTTTATAACCGTGATTCTTTATTTGTGGTGATACCTAAAAAAAGAAAAAGCAAAGGCTACTACACACATTTTTCAAACATTATTGCCCAAATTAACAAATCATTTGTCTCTTCTAAATTATTTATTGCAGCCACTATTTTTGAATACGGAAAAATCTCGGCAAACCAAGATTTAAACAACATTTCCAACTTAATTAATTACTCTATTTTCAACATTTTAAATGACCGTAGCAATTATGAAAACTACATCAATATGGATAAAAATTTCATCGAAAGCGATCAATATAAAAATTTCCTTGATTCATATGTAACTTACATTCGCAAAAATACTTCAAATGAATTTGGGATTGTTGTTGAAAATGTTGTCAATTACAACTCACAAAATGCTTCGGATATTCAAATTGCTAAAATCATTACTAATGATTTTGATCCCAGTTTAGAAAAATTCTTTAAAAACATTCCTTACTTAAATTTTCGTTTCGAATTAGCTTGATATACTTATATCCAAAACAAATTACCAAATGTTTCTAAAAAAACACTTTTTAAAGTATCTCAAGAAGTGTTTATTCACGATCAATTTACGCACAATGAAAAATCACCTTCATGTCTCGTGTATGCTTACGATTCAGTATTTAACTATGATCAATTAAAAACAATTATTGCTGAAAATTTAGAACATAAAATCCCAACTTCAATTTATGTTAATAATATTGATAAACCAATTTTGAATTTAATTGACAATCTTAAAATTCAATTAATTGTTATTGGTGGTCAAATTGCAAGTAAGATTGATAAAACAGATATTTTATTTGATTGCATCAATATTACCTTAAAAGCTAAAAAGAACAACACTAAAACAATTTACGAAAACTTACCTAAAAATTTAGATAGTTTTATTGTTAAAAAAGCTGATATTTTAGGCACTTATTCAACCAAATAA
- a CDS encoding PTS glucose transporter subunit IIA has translation MEFFKKLFCRKNKVEVPANVRKLIDALGGINNVLAYNNCVSRLRYDVKDMSLINKDELINLGFKYVIYFEGQNHVQIVYGVGVEEFNKLVKDSVPTLKAEYEKEMKKNRHQKIAQVVEQSKKEEEEAEIPNLRRVKAPTSGRVITLKELNDGVFSEGMVGEGAAIIMEGEDVNGFINIVAPFDGTITMLPANKNQFILKGDFGAEIVVLIGLDSYKLNGIGFKDALPLNSKVLAGEKIMSVNLRKMKEENLDTHLVIAATGDSQYKKLKDLRPEASISHTFMKLEKI, from the coding sequence ATGGAATTCTTTAAAAAATTATTTTGTAGAAAAAACAAAGTAGAAGTTCCAGCTAACGTAAGAAAATTAATCGATGCTCTTGGTGGAATCAACAACGTTTTAGCATACAACAACTGTGTTTCTCGTTTAAGATATGATGTTAAAGATATGTCATTAATTAACAAAGATGAACTTATTAACCTTGGGTTCAAATACGTAATTTATTTCGAAGGTCAAAACCACGTTCAAATCGTTTACGGTGTAGGTGTTGAAGAATTTAACAAATTAGTTAAAGATTCAGTGCCAACATTAAAAGCTGAATACGAAAAAGAAATGAAAAAAAACAGACATCAAAAAATTGCACAAGTAGTAGAACAATCTAAAAAAGAGGAAGAAGAAGCAGAAATTCCTAACCTTAGAAGAGTTAAAGCTCCTACAAGTGGAAGAGTAATTACTCTTAAAGAATTAAACGATGGTGTATTTTCAGAAGGAATGGTTGGTGAAGGTGCTGCAATCATTATGGAAGGTGAAGATGTTAATGGATTTATAAACATCGTTGCTCCTTTTGATGGAACAATCACAATGCTTCCAGCTAACAAAAACCAATTCATTTTAAAAGGTGACTTTGGTGCTGAAATCGTTGTATTAATTGGTTTAGATAGCTATAAACTTAACGGAATTGGTTTTAAAGATGCTTTACCATTAAACTCAAAAGTTTTAGCTGGTGAAAAAATTATGTCAGTTAACTTAAGAAAAATGAAAGAAGAAAATCTTGATACTCATTTAGTTATTGCTGCAACAGGTGATTCACAATACAAAAAACTTAAAGATTTAAGACCAGAAGCTTCAATTTCTCACACATTCATGAAACTTGAAAAAATCTAA
- a CDS encoding tRNA pseudouridine(55) synthase TruB — protein MFYKYYKKSGVYTNSEVRKLGRSLGAKKVGHSGILDPLAQGLVLVATDADTRLLEFINFKNKKYIAKCKFGYFSDTLDTDAEQIYKLENPALITKENLLIALEKIKQLKEQLPPKYSAKKINGVRAYVYARENKEVELKMQKIEILDASLIEFDAQKQEATFAFDVSEGTYIRSLLRDIANLCNTEMVMSYLKRDAVGLVKLEKLEPEQYSEISYDLIFDLSKFALNEKQVLDLSFGREIKAFSANMTNLEKVLLINKSTNLICAVGEFKNGRIYPKKVFPERLLWKK, from the coding sequence ATGTTTTATAAATATTACAAAAAAAGTGGTGTATATACCAATTCTGAAGTAAGGAAACTTGGGAGAAGCTTAGGTGCTAAAAAAGTGGGTCATTCCGGAATTTTAGACCCATTAGCACAAGGATTAGTTTTAGTAGCTACTGATGCAGATACAAGACTTTTAGAGTTTATTAACTTCAAAAATAAAAAGTATATTGCAAAATGCAAATTTGGCTATTTTTCAGATACTTTAGATACAGATGCAGAGCAAATTTATAAGTTAGAAAACCCTGCGCTAATAACTAAGGAAAATCTTTTAATTGCTCTTGAAAAAATCAAGCAGCTTAAAGAACAATTACCCCCAAAATATAGTGCTAAAAAAATTAACGGGGTTAGAGCTTACGTATATGCAAGGGAAAATAAGGAAGTAGAGCTTAAAATGCAAAAAATAGAAATATTAGATGCTTCGCTTATTGAATTTGATGCCCAAAAACAAGAAGCTACCTTTGCTTTTGATGTTTCTGAAGGAACTTATATTCGCTCGCTTTTAAGAGATATTGCAAATCTTTGCAATACCGAAATGGTAATGAGCTATCTTAAAAGAGATGCAGTTGGTTTAGTTAAGTTAGAAAAGTTAGAACCTGAACAATATAGCGAAATTTCTTATGATTTAATTTTTGATTTAAGCAAGTTTGCTTTAAATGAAAAGCAAGTTCTTGATTTATCTTTTGGTAGGGAAATTAAGGCATTTTCAGCTAATATGACAAACTTAGAAAAGGTTTTATTAATTAACAAAAGCACCAATTTAATTTGTGCCGTTGGTGAATTTAAAAACGGTAGAATTTACCCGAAAAAAGTATTTCCTGAGAGGTTATTATGAAAAAAATAA
- a CDS encoding YcsE-related riboflavin metabolism phosphatase has translation MKKIKDIVKIAAFDVDGTLLPNGHMRFSNNIRKMFQELREHKIISVLATAREFATIGDFLEQLNPDYFIGANGTFIWDVQNKEFVYKKTLIKDEVIQLYHLIQDDVRGFSITDFNKVYKSPNVNLNSWFIRPFKDNYHDFDEEVLGTDDLYVITLNTEHPNEVSEKINKIIQENNFQMEVSAIWSKGIFVGPIAINKSNALSYLTNKLGLSLDNLIAFGDSENDYEMLKDAFYGVAMECAKQPIKEVAKDIALDCEYDGTYLKLKELEII, from the coding sequence ATGAAAAAAATAAAAGATATAGTAAAAATTGCAGCTTTCGATGTTGATGGTACATTATTACCAAATGGACATATGCGTTTTTCTAATAACATTAGAAAAATGTTCCAAGAATTAAGAGAGCATAAAATTATTTCTGTGCTTGCTACAGCTAGAGAATTTGCAACTATTGGTGATTTTTTAGAACAATTAAACCCAGATTATTTCATCGGAGCAAATGGAACTTTTATTTGAGATGTTCAAAACAAAGAATTTGTGTATAAAAAAACCTTGATTAAAGATGAAGTTATTCAACTTTATCACTTAATTCAAGATGATGTCAGAGGGTTTTCAATTACCGATTTTAACAAGGTTTATAAATCACCTAATGTCAATTTAAATTCATGATTTATTCGTCCATTTAAAGATAATTACCACGACTTTGATGAAGAAGTTTTAGGTACAGATGATTTATATGTAATTACTTTAAATACAGAACACCCAAATGAAGTAAGCGAAAAAATTAACAAAATCATTCAAGAAAATAACTTCCAAATGGAAGTATCTGCCATTTGAAGTAAGGGTATTTTTGTTGGACCAATTGCAATTAACAAAAGTAATGCTCTTTCATATTTGACAAACAAATTAGGTTTATCTCTTGATAATTTAATAGCTTTTGGGGATAGTGAAAATGACTATGAAATGCTTAAAGATGCATTTTATGGTGTTGCAATGGAATGTGCAAAACAACCAATTAAAGAAGTAGCTAAAGATATTGCTCTTGATTGTGAATATGATGGTACTTACTTAAAACTTAAGGAACTTGAAATTATCTAA
- a CDS encoding FAD synthase produces MNDLIIYQFQDFVPQKDDIFILGSFESFHLGHYNLYKKALEQKKDNQRIILVTFNNEIGMPKFNGEIFTDNNYKYKSLSDLKFDAIVELNFQKISQLNGENFIYALTQNLPCTIITGKDFKFGKNASSNCNDISCYNLDSKVEIVDLLKVNGVKISSKLIKELIQYGNIEDSNKLLVFNYGFSAVINQKMELKISENLVRMHPGIYGASLLFDNGVGIYGIIHVKMDRSYHFISFDPKFKIENDTNILIQVFKEFRIISNSQLDNVNEKDFLSIKSFFINLIQNSN; encoded by the coding sequence ATGAACGATTTAATAATTTACCAATTTCAAGATTTTGTTCCGCAAAAAGATGATATTTTCATTCTTGGTTCCTTTGAATCTTTTCATTTAGGCCACTATAATCTATATAAAAAAGCTTTAGAACAAAAAAAAGATAACCAAAGAATCATCTTAGTGACATTTAATAATGAAATTGGAATGCCTAAATTTAATGGTGAAATTTTCACTGATAATAATTACAAATACAAAAGTTTATCTGACTTAAAATTTGATGCTATTGTGGAACTTAATTTTCAAAAAATCTCACAACTTAATGGTGAAAACTTTATTTATGCACTTACACAAAATTTACCTTGCACCATAATTACAGGTAAGGACTTTAAATTTGGAAAAAATGCTTCAAGTAATTGCAATGACATTTCTTGCTATAATTTAGATTCAAAAGTTGAAATTGTCGATTTATTAAAAGTTAATGGTGTTAAAATTAGTTCCAAATTAATTAAAGAATTAATTCAATATGGAAATATTGAAGATAGCAATAAATTATTAGTTTTTAACTATGGATTTTCAGCAGTAATTAACCAAAAAATGGAGCTAAAAATTTCTGAAAACCTAGTGAGAATGCATCCTGGTATTTATGGAGCTTCACTGCTTTTTGATAATGGTGTTGGCATATACGGAATAATTCATGTTAAAATGGATCGTAGCTACCATTTCATTTCTTTCGATCCTAAATTTAAGATTGAAAATGATACAAATATCTTAATTCAAGTCTTTAAAGAATTTAGAATTATTTCAAATAGTCAGTTAGATAATGTTAATGAAAAAGACTTTTTAAGCATCAAATCTTTTTTCATTAATCTAATCCAAAACTCAAATTAA
- the rpsO gene encoding 30S ribosomal protein S15, with the protein MVSKARKAELVAKYGKNAKDTGNAFVQIAILTEDIESLKSHFAVNPKDFHSRRGFLAKISQRKVLLKHLKETNLEEYNKCLEALNLRK; encoded by the coding sequence ATGGTTTCTAAAGCTCGTAAAGCAGAACTTGTTGCTAAATATGGAAAAAATGCAAAAGATACAGGGAACGCTTTTGTTCAAATTGCTATTTTAACAGAAGATATTGAATCTTTAAAATCACACTTTGCAGTAAATCCTAAAGACTTCCACTCACGTAGAGGTTTCTTAGCAAAAATTTCACAACGTAAAGTTTTACTTAAACACTTGAAAGAAACAAACCTTGAAGAATACAACAAGTGTTTAGAAGCTCTTAACTTACGTAAATAA